A part of Paenibacillus donghaensis genomic DNA contains:
- a CDS encoding sensor histidine kinase, translated as MPKANLFKKVLLILCMVLLPLTLMLMYVSQVSISVVREEIETNSRSRLSFYMQRLDSEFNNFVSSIANLNKDTDIQKFTQMEENATDYTKLKYKLESGKELSSINYGSWEHAYTLYAANSGEMVSTHSSVRYNDYFLQKLQEQRYEQLVWKYDDPQLPHIRPAFVWWVSQPFAPLSAAADANTITEIRVNIRDLAGMLDEFKGESSGVPFLYHAGAPVISPAGSDQREISEIAVRFSGQSGGEAEGTFTARVEGVVYMVSYTTSVALDWALIEYVPLEQILQPITTSRKLMWLFMGLLVTLAVLSAYLLYRNIQVPIRKLYVAAKKLEGGSYAYRLPRNRNDEFGYLFEQFNNMTVQIGDLIDRVYAEKLRSREATLKQLQSQINPHFLYNCLFFIKNMTRLGEKETVMAMAVKLGDFFRYTTHVDQQEATLREEVTLVDNYLSIQQMRMKRLRFEISVPEELMELSIPRLLLQPLVENAVVHGIEPKEGEALIQVRGETLNVNGRPVYVITVEDNGVGMTEEALQALLASLKRSQEAAGNCGLRNVHQRLVLRFSSGSGLSMERSELGGLKVAICWSEL; from the coding sequence ATGCCGAAGGCGAACCTGTTCAAAAAAGTGCTGTTAATTCTATGTATGGTGCTCCTGCCGCTTACACTGATGTTAATGTATGTGAGCCAGGTGAGTATCAGCGTAGTGCGCGAGGAGATTGAAACCAACAGCCGCAGCCGGCTGTCTTTCTATATGCAGCGGCTGGACAGCGAGTTCAATAACTTCGTTAGCTCTATAGCCAATCTGAACAAGGATACCGACATTCAGAAGTTCACCCAGATGGAGGAGAACGCCACCGACTATACCAAGCTTAAATATAAGCTGGAGTCAGGCAAAGAGCTGAGTTCGATCAATTATGGCAGCTGGGAGCATGCGTACACGCTGTATGCTGCGAACTCAGGCGAGATGGTAAGCACACATTCTTCAGTCCGTTACAACGATTATTTTCTACAAAAGCTGCAGGAACAGCGATACGAGCAGCTGGTATGGAAATATGACGATCCGCAGCTTCCCCATATACGTCCGGCGTTCGTCTGGTGGGTATCCCAGCCCTTTGCCCCGCTGAGTGCCGCTGCGGATGCCAACACCATTACCGAGATTCGGGTAAATATCCGCGATCTGGCGGGGATGCTGGATGAATTCAAGGGAGAGAGTTCAGGGGTGCCATTTCTGTATCATGCCGGTGCGCCTGTGATTTCCCCGGCAGGATCTGACCAGAGGGAAATTTCAGAAATTGCCGTGCGCTTTAGCGGGCAGTCTGGCGGAGAAGCGGAGGGCACCTTCACCGCCAGGGTAGAAGGAGTGGTGTACATGGTCAGCTATACTACTTCGGTTGCACTGGACTGGGCACTGATCGAATATGTGCCGCTGGAGCAGATTCTGCAGCCGATTACCACCAGCCGTAAACTGATGTGGCTGTTTATGGGGCTGCTGGTCACCTTGGCTGTGCTTTCCGCTTACCTGCTGTACCGCAACATCCAGGTGCCGATCCGCAAGCTGTATGTTGCGGCCAAGAAGCTGGAGGGCGGCAGCTACGCCTACCGCCTGCCCCGCAACCGAAACGATGAGTTCGGGTATCTGTTTGAGCAGTTCAACAACATGACCGTCCAGATCGGTGACCTGATCGACCGCGTGTATGCCGAGAAGCTGCGTTCCCGGGAAGCCACACTGAAGCAGCTGCAGTCGCAGATCAACCCTCATTTTCTATATAACTGCTTATTCTTTATCAAGAATATGACCCGGCTTGGAGAGAAGGAGACGGTTATGGCCATGGCCGTGAAGCTGGGGGATTTCTTCCGCTATACCACGCACGTGGACCAGCAGGAGGCGACGCTGCGCGAGGAGGTCACCTTGGTAGACAACTACTTGTCCATTCAGCAGATGCGGATGAAGCGGCTGCGCTTCGAGATCTCAGTGCCGGAAGAGCTGATGGAGCTGAGCATTCCCCGTCTGCTGCTGCAGCCATTGGTGGAGAATGCCGTTGTCCATGGCATTGAACCGAAGGAAGGAGAGGCGCTGATTCAAGTCAGAGGGGAGACCCTTAACGTTAACGGCAGACCTGTATATGTCATTACTGTGGAGGATAATGGTGTCGGCATGACTGAGGAGGCCTTGCAGGCTCTGCTTGCCTCATTGAAGCGCAGCCAGGAAGCGGCAGGCAATTGCGGCTTGCGCAATGTGCATCAACGGCTGGTGCTCCGCTTCAGCAGCGGCTCGGGCCTGAGCATGGAAAGGTCTGAGCTTGGAGGCCTGAAGGTTGCTATCTGCTGGTCGGAGCTGTAA
- a CDS encoding response regulator, with product MFQVLIVDDEESVVEGVAATLPCPRLGIEAIHKAFSASEALATLAKHPVDLLITDIRMPGMSGLELMTRVQEISRTTKCILLTGYADFDYAKQAISGGALNYLLKPVDDEELITAVEQALEAKRQEWQGVVSRERTERTLQENLPLLRRNLLLELTQRKRLPPEVLEGRMQTLGLPFAHGDFIASLMVRLEEPFIQYDDYNLLLMEYAVTNIAEEVLQEHYTVWSCRDAHGYLVFALKPLHKQWTPEAAGDPAAASALQRPQATEILERLAGVIQNFIQATMKGNISVFGGAWGEFPAHLADMYEEGMLAFRRHIGGGFLLIQPQEDALARPIQAMYHLYEPPVLTDLLEAGRWDDFRSKIGRILAELAERFVGSGQHALEAYWAIAGALAYIAHKSGYGLFDLVTGDRNLLAFDSFHSIGQMQARILELVDLVQAELEGETRHAHHVMIRRIHSYIEQHLHNDVSLQAIAQEVFLHPVYVSQLYKNVMGESLSDYVLRQRMEKAAFQIKHSRKKVYEVAELVGYQHVPYFIRVFKKYYGMPPQEYRDAHS from the coding sequence ATGTTTCAGGTGCTGATTGTAGATGATGAAGAGTCGGTAGTGGAAGGAGTGGCCGCTACCCTTCCTTGCCCCAGGCTGGGTATTGAGGCCATTCACAAAGCGTTCTCTGCTTCGGAGGCATTGGCAACGCTGGCTAAACATCCTGTGGATCTGTTGATTACCGATATCCGCATGCCTGGTATGTCGGGTCTGGAGCTGATGACCCGGGTGCAGGAGATCTCCCGCACGACGAAGTGTATCCTGCTGACCGGCTATGCCGATTTCGACTATGCCAAACAGGCGATCTCGGGCGGTGCTCTCAACTATCTGCTGAAGCCGGTGGATGACGAGGAGCTGATCACCGCCGTCGAGCAGGCGCTGGAGGCGAAACGCCAGGAATGGCAAGGTGTGGTCTCACGGGAGCGGACGGAACGAACACTTCAGGAGAACCTTCCGCTTCTGCGGCGCAATCTGCTGCTGGAGCTAACCCAGCGCAAGCGGTTGCCGCCGGAGGTGCTGGAGGGCAGAATGCAGACGCTTGGGCTGCCGTTTGCCCACGGAGATTTCATCGCATCTTTAATGGTGCGGCTGGAGGAGCCATTTATCCAATATGACGATTACAATCTGCTCTTAATGGAATACGCTGTTACGAATATTGCCGAAGAGGTGCTGCAGGAGCATTATACGGTGTGGTCATGCCGCGATGCGCACGGCTACCTTGTGTTCGCGCTAAAGCCGTTGCACAAGCAGTGGACCCCGGAGGCAGCCGGTGATCCGGCAGCAGCAAGCGCACTACAGCGCCCTCAGGCCACAGAGATACTGGAGCGGCTTGCCGGAGTGATCCAGAACTTCATACAGGCAACGATGAAGGGCAATATCTCGGTCTTCGGCGGAGCCTGGGGAGAATTCCCGGCCCATCTGGCGGATATGTACGAGGAAGGGATGCTGGCTTTCCGGCGGCACATCGGCGGCGGGTTCCTGCTCATTCAGCCGCAGGAGGACGCCTTAGCCCGGCCCATCCAGGCGATGTATCATCTGTATGAGCCACCTGTCTTGACCGATCTGCTCGAAGCGGGCCGCTGGGATGACTTCCGAAGCAAGATTGGCCGGATTCTGGCAGAGCTTGCGGAACGGTTCGTCGGCTCGGGGCAGCATGCGCTGGAGGCCTATTGGGCGATTGCCGGGGCGCTCGCGTATATCGCCCACAAGAGCGGGTATGGCCTGTTTGATCTGGTTACCGGAGACCGAAATCTGCTGGCCTTCGATTCCTTTCATTCCATCGGACAGATGCAGGCGCGGATTCTGGAGCTGGTGGATCTGGTGCAGGCCGAGCTGGAAGGGGAAACCCGGCATGCCCATCATGTGATGATCCGCCGGATACACAGCTACATTGAACAGCATCTGCATAATGATGTTTCACTGCAGGCCATTGCCCAGGAGGTTTTTCTCCATCCGGTCTATGTGTCGCAGCTCTACAAGAACGTGATGGGCGAGAGCCTCAGTGATTATGTATTAAGGCAACGGATGGAGAAGGCTGCCTTTCAGATTAAACACAGCCGCAAAAAGGTATACGAGGTTGCCGAGCTGGTCGGTTACCAGCATGTCCCCTATTTTATCAGAGTATTCAAGAAATATTACGGCATGCCACCGCAGGAATACCGTGATGCCCATAGCTAA